A single Ziziphus jujuba cultivar Dongzao chromosome 11, ASM3175591v1 DNA region contains:
- the LOC107432737 gene encoding pentatricopeptide repeat-containing protein At2g33680 isoform X3 produces MNFSNKCSVFFTHKILLSAFSSWAGRLLSFSKNSVTKRSFHLLGISGKQKNSGFCFQDCVSLLQHLVDIRDPRYGKSVHSLCIKTGFYTDVFVQNNIMRFYANHGDLVNAHLLFEEIPEPNLVSCTSLISSYVHDGQYDNGLRMFSLMCRSGFRPNEFGFSVALKACRIMQEFVFGMVIHGQILKCGFESCSFCSSSILGIYVEWGDVEHAHKFFHGIPLGERSEASWNTLIDSYVQMSDPNEALNLFREMMHSGVSPNGFTYGIIIKLCANELNPELGRSIHAQTVKVGFEGDVIVGGALVDVYAKLGLLDDACQMFWNLEEKDNMVWCALLAGFHHVGDTAKGLNYYFMFLSEGNALIEMYAKCGAVDNAKMVFKAMTVPNEFSWTTIMSGFCQLGQFEEVLRLFRDMLSSLSAKPSQFTVLIAVQACMKLEPLDGGKQVHSYVIKVGFDSHPFVESSLVSMYSAFKNEIQNAFLVFSFMKERDLVSWCAMITACVQNGYYEEALKHFSEFRIAPNFSVDESILSSCLSACAGLAAIEMGKWFHACVIKTGFESHLHVASSIIDMYSKCGSIKEACQLFNKTEDQNLVTWTAMLSGYAHNGLGRESVELFSRMKEAGLKPDSITFVGVLTACSHAGLVEEGWQFFNSMTSDYGLEVNINHYACMVDLLGRAQQVEAAKALIEKAPFHLKSKHLLWKTLLGACNRHGNIEIGNRIAQMLVELKTNEPSTYVLLSNIYASASMWDNSVEVRSKMKAENVYKQPGSSWIQVAG; encoded by the exons atgaatttttcaaataaatgttCAGTCTTTTTCACTCATAAGATATTGCTCTCTGCATTTTCATCTTGGGCTGGTCGTTTGCTAAGTTTCAGCAAAAATAGTGTCACAAAGAGATCTTTTCACCTTTTGGGCATCTCTGGAAAGCAGAAAAATAGTGGGTTTTGCTTTCAAGATTGTGTCTCACTTTTGCAGCATCTGGTTGATATTAGAGATCCAAGATATGGGAAGTCGGTTCATTCTCTATGCATCAAAACTGGATTTTATACTGATGTTTTCGTCCAGAACAATATCATGAGGTTTTATGCTAACCATGGTGATTTGGTTAATGCCCATCTTTTGTTTGAAGAAATTCCTGAGCCGAACTTGGTTTCGTGTACTAGTCTGATCTCTTCTTATGTGCATGATGGTCAATATGACAATGGTTTGCGCATGTTTTCCCTTATGTGTCGATCAGGGTTTCGGCCAAACGAGTTTGGTTTCTCCGTGGCACTTAAGGCTTGTAGAATTATGCAGGAATTTGTATTTGGTATGGTTATTCATGGACAAATATTGAAATGCGGGTTTGAGTCATGTAGCTTTTGTAGTTCTTCAATTCTCGGAATATACGTGGAATGGGGGGATGTTGAGCATGCCCATAAGTTCTTTCATGGGATTCCACTTGGGGAAAGATCTGAAGCATCATGGAATACACTGATAGACAGTTATGTCCAAATGTCTGATCCGAATGAAGCTTTAAACTTGTTTAGGGAGATGATGCATTCTGGTGTTTCACCAAATGGTTTTACTTATGGCATTATTATTAAACTATGTGCTAACGAGTTGAATCCTGAGCTTGGAAGgtcaatccatgcccaaaccgTAAAGGTTGGCTTTGAAGGTGATGTTATAGTGGGTGGAGCTCTTGTTGACGTTTATGCAAAACTAGGACTTCTAGATGATGCCTGTCAAATGTTCTGGAATCTAGAAGAGAAGGATAATATGGTCTGGTGTGCCTTACTGGCTGGGTTTCATCATGTTGGAGACACTGCAAAAGGattgaattattatttcatGTTTCTTTCAGAAG GAAACGCTCTCATTGAGATGTATGCTAAATGTGGGGCTGTAGATAATGCAAAAATGGTTTTTAAAGCAATGACAGTGCCAAATGAGTTCTCATGGACAACCATTATGTCTGGTTTCTGTCAACTGGGACAATTTGAGGAAGTTTTAAGGCTGTTTCGTGATATGCTCAGTTCACTATCTGCAAAGCCCAGCCAATTCACAGTGCTTATTGCTGTTCAGGCTTGTATGAAACTAGAACCGTTGGATGGAGGAAAGCAAGTCCATAGTTATGTCATAAAAGTAGGATTTGATTCTCATCCCTTTGTGGAAAGTTCATTGGTTTCCATGTACTCtgcatttaaaaatgaaattcaaaatgCTTTTCTGGTGTTCTCGTTCATGAAAGAGCGAGATCTTGTCTCATGGTGCGCCATGATAACTGCATGCGTGCAAAATGGATACTATGAGGAAGCTCTTAAGCATTTCTCTGAATTCCGAATTGCACCCAATTTTTCAGTAGATGAATCCATCTTGTCTAGCTGCCTTTCAGCTTGTGCTGGCTTGGCGGCAATAGAGATGGGCAAGTGGTTCCATGCCTGTGTCATCAAGACTGGGTTTGAGTCTCATCTGCATGTTGCTTCCTCCATTATAGACATGTACAGTAAATGTGGAAGCATCAAAGAAGCATGCCAGTTATTTAACAAAACGGAAGATCAGAATTTGGTGACTTGGACAGCTATGTTATCAGGGTATGCTCATAATGGGCTTGGGAGGGAGTCTGTTGAGCTTTTTAGCAGGATGAAAGAAGCTGGGCTGAAGCCAGATAGTATTACTTTTGTTGGGGTTTTAACCGCATGTAGTCATGCTGGACTTGTTGAAGAAGGCTGGCAATTTTTTAATTCTATGACAAGTGATTATGGCTTGGAAgtaaatataaatcattatgCTTGCATGGTTGATCTACTTGGTAGAGCTCAACAGGTGGAAGCAGCCAAGGCTCTGATAGAAAAAGCACCATTTCACTTAAAATCAAAACATCTCCTGTGGAAGACACTGTTAGGCGCCTGCAACAGACATGGGAATATTGAAATAGGAAACCGAATTGCACAAATGCTGGTtgaattaaaaacaaatgaacCATCAACCTATGTTTTACTGTCGAACATTTATGCATCAGCCTCAATGTGGGATAACTCTGTAGAAGTGAGAAGCAAAATGAAAGCAGAGAATGTTTATAAGCAACCTGGCAGTAGTTGGATTCAGGTGGCTGGTTAA
- the LOC107432737 gene encoding pentatricopeptide repeat-containing protein At2g33680 isoform X2 has protein sequence MNFSNKCSVFFTHKILLSAFSSWAGRLLSFSKNSVTKRSFHLLGISGKQKNSGFCFQDCVSLLQHLVDIRDPRYGKSVHSLCIKTGFYTDVFVQNNIMRFYANHGDLVNAHLLFEEIPEPNLVSCTSLISSYVHDGQYDNGLRMFSLMCRSGFRPNEFGFSVALKACRIMQEFVFGMVIHGQILKCGFESCSFCSSSILGIYVEWGDVEHAHKFFHGIPLGERSEASWNTLIDSYVQMSDPNEALNLFREMMHSGVSPNGFTYGIIIKLCANELNPELGRSIHAQTVKVGFEGDVIVGGALVDVYAKLGLLDDACQMFWNLEEKDNMVWCALLAGFHHVGDTAKGLNYYFMFLSEEMMQVGHMPSQSTVSYILRALANHRMLKQGRALHAYIFTSVSDSDCKMCTGNALIEMYAKCGAVDNAKMVFKAMTVPNEFSWTTIMSGFCQLGQFEEVLRLFRDMLSSLSAKPSQFTVLIAVQACMKLEPLDGGKQVHSYVIKVGFDSHPFVESSLVSMYSAFKNEIQNAFLVFSFMKERDLVSWCAMITACVQNGYYEEALKHFSEFRIAPNFSVDESILSSCLSACAGLAAIEMGKWFHACVIKTGFESHLHVASSIIDMYSKCGSIKEACQLFNKTEDQNLVTWTAMLSGYAHNGLGRESVELFSRMKEAGLKPDSITFVGVLTACSHAGLVEEGWQFFNSMTSDYGLEVNINHYACMVDLLGRAQQVEAAKALIEKAPFHLKSKHLLWKTLLGACNRHGNIEIGNRIAQMLVELKTNEPSTYVLLSNIYASASMWDNSVEVRSKMKAENVYKQPGSSWIQVAG, from the exons atgaatttttcaaataaatgttCAGTCTTTTTCACTCATAAGATATTGCTCTCTGCATTTTCATCTTGGGCTGGTCGTTTGCTAAGTTTCAGCAAAAATAGTGTCACAAAGAGATCTTTTCACCTTTTGGGCATCTCTGGAAAGCAGAAAAATAGTGGGTTTTGCTTTCAAGATTGTGTCTCACTTTTGCAGCATCTGGTTGATATTAGAGATCCAAGATATGGGAAGTCGGTTCATTCTCTATGCATCAAAACTGGATTTTATACTGATGTTTTCGTCCAGAACAATATCATGAGGTTTTATGCTAACCATGGTGATTTGGTTAATGCCCATCTTTTGTTTGAAGAAATTCCTGAGCCGAACTTGGTTTCGTGTACTAGTCTGATCTCTTCTTATGTGCATGATGGTCAATATGACAATGGTTTGCGCATGTTTTCCCTTATGTGTCGATCAGGGTTTCGGCCAAACGAGTTTGGTTTCTCCGTGGCACTTAAGGCTTGTAGAATTATGCAGGAATTTGTATTTGGTATGGTTATTCATGGACAAATATTGAAATGCGGGTTTGAGTCATGTAGCTTTTGTAGTTCTTCAATTCTCGGAATATACGTGGAATGGGGGGATGTTGAGCATGCCCATAAGTTCTTTCATGGGATTCCACTTGGGGAAAGATCTGAAGCATCATGGAATACACTGATAGACAGTTATGTCCAAATGTCTGATCCGAATGAAGCTTTAAACTTGTTTAGGGAGATGATGCATTCTGGTGTTTCACCAAATGGTTTTACTTATGGCATTATTATTAAACTATGTGCTAACGAGTTGAATCCTGAGCTTGGAAGgtcaatccatgcccaaaccgTAAAGGTTGGCTTTGAAGGTGATGTTATAGTGGGTGGAGCTCTTGTTGACGTTTATGCAAAACTAGGACTTCTAGATGATGCCTGTCAAATGTTCTGGAATCTAGAAGAGAAGGATAATATGGTCTGGTGTGCCTTACTGGCTGGGTTTCATCATGTTGGAGACACTGCAAAAGGattgaattattatttcatGTTTCTTTCAGAAG AGATGATGCAAGTAGGTCATATGCCAAGCCAATCTACAGTCAGCTACATTCTTCGAGCTTTAGCAAATCATCGTATGTTAAAACAAGGAAGAGCACTTCATGCTTATATCTTTACAAGCGTTAGTGATTCTGATTGTAAAATGTGTACAGGAAACGCTCTCATTGAGATGTATGCTAAATGTGGGGCTGTAGATAATGCAAAAATGGTTTTTAAAGCAATGACAGTGCCAAATGAGTTCTCATGGACAACCATTATGTCTGGTTTCTGTCAACTGGGACAATTTGAGGAAGTTTTAAGGCTGTTTCGTGATATGCTCAGTTCACTATCTGCAAAGCCCAGCCAATTCACAGTGCTTATTGCTGTTCAGGCTTGTATGAAACTAGAACCGTTGGATGGAGGAAAGCAAGTCCATAGTTATGTCATAAAAGTAGGATTTGATTCTCATCCCTTTGTGGAAAGTTCATTGGTTTCCATGTACTCtgcatttaaaaatgaaattcaaaatgCTTTTCTGGTGTTCTCGTTCATGAAAGAGCGAGATCTTGTCTCATGGTGCGCCATGATAACTGCATGCGTGCAAAATGGATACTATGAGGAAGCTCTTAAGCATTTCTCTGAATTCCGAATTGCACCCAATTTTTCAGTAGATGAATCCATCTTGTCTAGCTGCCTTTCAGCTTGTGCTGGCTTGGCGGCAATAGAGATGGGCAAGTGGTTCCATGCCTGTGTCATCAAGACTGGGTTTGAGTCTCATCTGCATGTTGCTTCCTCCATTATAGACATGTACAGTAAATGTGGAAGCATCAAAGAAGCATGCCAGTTATTTAACAAAACGGAAGATCAGAATTTGGTGACTTGGACAGCTATGTTATCAGGGTATGCTCATAATGGGCTTGGGAGGGAGTCTGTTGAGCTTTTTAGCAGGATGAAAGAAGCTGGGCTGAAGCCAGATAGTATTACTTTTGTTGGGGTTTTAACCGCATGTAGTCATGCTGGACTTGTTGAAGAAGGCTGGCAATTTTTTAATTCTATGACAAGTGATTATGGCTTGGAAgtaaatataaatcattatgCTTGCATGGTTGATCTACTTGGTAGAGCTCAACAGGTGGAAGCAGCCAAGGCTCTGATAGAAAAAGCACCATTTCACTTAAAATCAAAACATCTCCTGTGGAAGACACTGTTAGGCGCCTGCAACAGACATGGGAATATTGAAATAGGAAACCGAATTGCACAAATGCTGGTtgaattaaaaacaaatgaacCATCAACCTATGTTTTACTGTCGAACATTTATGCATCAGCCTCAATGTGGGATAACTCTGTAGAAGTGAGAAGCAAAATGAAAGCAGAGAATGTTTATAAGCAACCTGGCAGTAGTTGGATTCAGGTGGCTGGTTAA
- the LOC107432737 gene encoding pentatricopeptide repeat-containing protein At2g33680 isoform X1, which yields MNFSNKCSVFFTHKILLSAFSSWAGRLLSFSKNSVTKRSFHLLGISGKQKNSGFCFQDCVSLLQHLVDIRDPRYGKSVHSLCIKTGFYTDVFVQNNIMRFYANHGDLVNAHLLFEEIPEPNLVSCTSLISSYVHDGQYDNGLRMFSLMCRSGFRPNEFGFSVALKACRIMQEFVFGMVIHGQILKCGFESCSFCSSSILGIYVEWGDVEHAHKFFHGIPLGERSEASWNTLIDSYVQMSDPNEALNLFREMMHSGVSPNGFTYGIIIKLCANELNPELGRSIHAQTVKVGFEGDVIVGGALVDVYAKLGLLDDACQMFWNLEEKDNMVWCALLAGFHHVGDTAKGLNYYFMFLSEGNKPDPFTFANLFSLCSNLDAWGTGIQMHCSLLKYGFIIDSFLGSSLINMYGNLGMVFDAYNCFLEIGYKNEICYSAIINILVLNSNDETALALFSEMMQVGHMPSQSTVSYILRALANHRMLKQGRALHAYIFTSVSDSDCKMCTGNALIEMYAKCGAVDNAKMVFKAMTVPNEFSWTTIMSGFCQLGQFEEVLRLFRDMLSSLSAKPSQFTVLIAVQACMKLEPLDGGKQVHSYVIKVGFDSHPFVESSLVSMYSAFKNEIQNAFLVFSFMKERDLVSWCAMITACVQNGYYEEALKHFSEFRIAPNFSVDESILSSCLSACAGLAAIEMGKWFHACVIKTGFESHLHVASSIIDMYSKCGSIKEACQLFNKTEDQNLVTWTAMLSGYAHNGLGRESVELFSRMKEAGLKPDSITFVGVLTACSHAGLVEEGWQFFNSMTSDYGLEVNINHYACMVDLLGRAQQVEAAKALIEKAPFHLKSKHLLWKTLLGACNRHGNIEIGNRIAQMLVELKTNEPSTYVLLSNIYASASMWDNSVEVRSKMKAENVYKQPGSSWIQVAG from the coding sequence atgaatttttcaaataaatgttCAGTCTTTTTCACTCATAAGATATTGCTCTCTGCATTTTCATCTTGGGCTGGTCGTTTGCTAAGTTTCAGCAAAAATAGTGTCACAAAGAGATCTTTTCACCTTTTGGGCATCTCTGGAAAGCAGAAAAATAGTGGGTTTTGCTTTCAAGATTGTGTCTCACTTTTGCAGCATCTGGTTGATATTAGAGATCCAAGATATGGGAAGTCGGTTCATTCTCTATGCATCAAAACTGGATTTTATACTGATGTTTTCGTCCAGAACAATATCATGAGGTTTTATGCTAACCATGGTGATTTGGTTAATGCCCATCTTTTGTTTGAAGAAATTCCTGAGCCGAACTTGGTTTCGTGTACTAGTCTGATCTCTTCTTATGTGCATGATGGTCAATATGACAATGGTTTGCGCATGTTTTCCCTTATGTGTCGATCAGGGTTTCGGCCAAACGAGTTTGGTTTCTCCGTGGCACTTAAGGCTTGTAGAATTATGCAGGAATTTGTATTTGGTATGGTTATTCATGGACAAATATTGAAATGCGGGTTTGAGTCATGTAGCTTTTGTAGTTCTTCAATTCTCGGAATATACGTGGAATGGGGGGATGTTGAGCATGCCCATAAGTTCTTTCATGGGATTCCACTTGGGGAAAGATCTGAAGCATCATGGAATACACTGATAGACAGTTATGTCCAAATGTCTGATCCGAATGAAGCTTTAAACTTGTTTAGGGAGATGATGCATTCTGGTGTTTCACCAAATGGTTTTACTTATGGCATTATTATTAAACTATGTGCTAACGAGTTGAATCCTGAGCTTGGAAGgtcaatccatgcccaaaccgTAAAGGTTGGCTTTGAAGGTGATGTTATAGTGGGTGGAGCTCTTGTTGACGTTTATGCAAAACTAGGACTTCTAGATGATGCCTGTCAAATGTTCTGGAATCTAGAAGAGAAGGATAATATGGTCTGGTGTGCCTTACTGGCTGGGTTTCATCATGTTGGAGACACTGCAAAAGGattgaattattatttcatGTTTCTTTCAGAAGGTAATAAACCAGATCCATTTACCTTTGCCAATTTATTTAGTTTGTGTTCAAATTTAGACGCTTGGGGTACTGGTATCCAAATGCATTGCAGTCTTTTAAAATATGGGTTCATAATAGACTCGTTTTTGGGGAGTTCTCTTATCAACATGTATGGTAATCTTGGGATGGTTTTTGATGCTTATAATTGTTTCCTTGAGATTGGATATAAGAATGAAATATGCTACAGtgcaataattaatattttagttcTAAACTCAAATGATGAAACAGCCTTAGCACTGTTTTCAGAGATGATGCAAGTAGGTCATATGCCAAGCCAATCTACAGTCAGCTACATTCTTCGAGCTTTAGCAAATCATCGTATGTTAAAACAAGGAAGAGCACTTCATGCTTATATCTTTACAAGCGTTAGTGATTCTGATTGTAAAATGTGTACAGGAAACGCTCTCATTGAGATGTATGCTAAATGTGGGGCTGTAGATAATGCAAAAATGGTTTTTAAAGCAATGACAGTGCCAAATGAGTTCTCATGGACAACCATTATGTCTGGTTTCTGTCAACTGGGACAATTTGAGGAAGTTTTAAGGCTGTTTCGTGATATGCTCAGTTCACTATCTGCAAAGCCCAGCCAATTCACAGTGCTTATTGCTGTTCAGGCTTGTATGAAACTAGAACCGTTGGATGGAGGAAAGCAAGTCCATAGTTATGTCATAAAAGTAGGATTTGATTCTCATCCCTTTGTGGAAAGTTCATTGGTTTCCATGTACTCtgcatttaaaaatgaaattcaaaatgCTTTTCTGGTGTTCTCGTTCATGAAAGAGCGAGATCTTGTCTCATGGTGCGCCATGATAACTGCATGCGTGCAAAATGGATACTATGAGGAAGCTCTTAAGCATTTCTCTGAATTCCGAATTGCACCCAATTTTTCAGTAGATGAATCCATCTTGTCTAGCTGCCTTTCAGCTTGTGCTGGCTTGGCGGCAATAGAGATGGGCAAGTGGTTCCATGCCTGTGTCATCAAGACTGGGTTTGAGTCTCATCTGCATGTTGCTTCCTCCATTATAGACATGTACAGTAAATGTGGAAGCATCAAAGAAGCATGCCAGTTATTTAACAAAACGGAAGATCAGAATTTGGTGACTTGGACAGCTATGTTATCAGGGTATGCTCATAATGGGCTTGGGAGGGAGTCTGTTGAGCTTTTTAGCAGGATGAAAGAAGCTGGGCTGAAGCCAGATAGTATTACTTTTGTTGGGGTTTTAACCGCATGTAGTCATGCTGGACTTGTTGAAGAAGGCTGGCAATTTTTTAATTCTATGACAAGTGATTATGGCTTGGAAgtaaatataaatcattatgCTTGCATGGTTGATCTACTTGGTAGAGCTCAACAGGTGGAAGCAGCCAAGGCTCTGATAGAAAAAGCACCATTTCACTTAAAATCAAAACATCTCCTGTGGAAGACACTGTTAGGCGCCTGCAACAGACATGGGAATATTGAAATAGGAAACCGAATTGCACAAATGCTGGTtgaattaaaaacaaatgaacCATCAACCTATGTTTTACTGTCGAACATTTATGCATCAGCCTCAATGTGGGATAACTCTGTAGAAGTGAGAAGCAAAATGAAAGCAGAGAATGTTTATAAGCAACCTGGCAGTAGTTGGATTCAGGTGGCTGGTTAA
- the LOC107432723 gene encoding uncharacterized protein LOC107432723: protein MAASDIFKLSFLLSLLSNLNMGLWPDTPQMSYAVFPPTCNRIECPTFQTIHVGNGFEIRRYNSTVWISTSPIQDISLVQATRTGFLKLFDYIQGKNKYEEKIEMTAPVITEVLPSDGPFCESSFVVSFYVPKKNQADPAPAEGLHAQTWKPTYVAVRQFSGFVTDTNVGEEAAALEASLAGTVWSAAIEKSRGDSSATVYTVAQYNSPFEFDDRVNEIWFPFDLEDELAI from the exons ATGGCTGCTTCTGACATCTTCAAGCTTTCATTCCTGTTGAGTCTTCTGTCAAACCTGAACATGGGTCTGTGGCCAGACACCCCCCAGATGAGCTATGCAGTTTTTCCACCAACATGCAATCGCATAGAGTGCCCCACCTTCCAAACCATTCATGTTGGCAATGGCTTTGAAATCCGTCGTTACAATTCCACTGTCTGGATTTCCACTTCTCCAATTCAAGATATCTCTCTTGTTCAAGCCACCAGGACTGGTTTCCTGAA GCTATTTGACTACATTCAAGGGAAGAACAAGTATGAAGAAAAGATAGAGATGACAGCACCAGTGATCACTGAAGTCTTACCAAGTGATGGACCCTTTTGTGAATCATCATTTGTTGTCAGCTTCTATGTTCCAAAGAAGAACCAAGCTGACCCAGCTCCTGCTGAAGGCCTCCATGCTCAAACATGGAAACCTACATATGTGGCAGTGAGACAGTTCAGTGGCTTTGTAACCGATACCAATGTTGGAGAGGAAGCTGCCGCTTTGGAAGCCAGCCTTGCCGGAACAGTTTGGTCCGCTGCCATTGAAAAGAGCCGCGGTGACAGTTCGGCCACGGTTTACACTGTTGCACAGTACAATTCTCCATTTGAGTTTGATGACAGGGTGAATGAGATATGGTTCCCCTTTGACTTGGAAGATGAGCTTGCCATATAG